In a single window of the Nocardioides sp. L-11A genome:
- a CDS encoding RNA polymerase sigma factor SigF, with amino-acid sequence MTTDLSRDGAESGAPTNIEVTRRRSAELFVVFRDEHASATERDVARESLVHLHLPLVEHCARRFRNRGEPYEDLVQVGTIGLIKSVDRFDTERGVEFSTYATPTIIGEIKRYFRDKGWAIRVPRRLQELRMQISASTAELTQSLGRSPTPRELAEAIGCTVEEIIEGMESSNAYSTLSLDATDDDSDGGSGQSMLDAMGVDDAGLEHVEIRESVKPLLENLPPREKKILLLRFFKNMTQSQIAEEIGVSQMHVSRLLSRTLTQLRDSLESES; translated from the coding sequence ACCCGCCGCCGCAGCGCGGAGCTCTTCGTGGTGTTCCGCGACGAGCACGCCTCGGCGACCGAGCGCGACGTGGCACGCGAGTCCCTCGTCCACCTGCACCTGCCCCTCGTCGAGCACTGCGCCCGCCGGTTCCGCAACCGGGGCGAGCCCTACGAGGACCTCGTCCAGGTCGGCACGATCGGCCTGATCAAGTCCGTCGACCGGTTCGACACCGAGCGCGGCGTCGAGTTCTCGACGTACGCGACGCCGACGATCATCGGCGAGATCAAGCGCTACTTCCGCGACAAGGGCTGGGCGATCCGGGTGCCGCGGCGGCTCCAGGAGCTGCGCATGCAGATCAGCGCGAGCACCGCCGAGCTGACCCAGTCGCTGGGCCGCTCCCCCACGCCGCGCGAGCTCGCCGAGGCGATCGGCTGCACCGTCGAGGAGATCATCGAGGGGATGGAGTCGAGCAACGCCTACTCCACGCTCTCCCTCGACGCCACCGACGACGACTCCGACGGCGGCAGCGGCCAGAGCATGCTCGATGCGATGGGCGTCGACGACGCCGGTCTCGAGCACGTCGAGATCCGCGAGTCGGTCAAGCCGCTGCTCGAGAACCTGCCACCGCGGGAGAAGAAGATCCTGCTGCTGCGGTTCTTCAAGAACATGACCCAGTCGCAGATCGCCGAGGAGATCGGCGTCTCCCAGATGCACGTCTCGCGGCTGCTCAGCCGCACCCTGACCCAGCTGCGCGACTCCCTGGAGTCGGAGAGCTAG